A genomic segment from Melospiza georgiana isolate bMelGeo1 chromosome 17, bMelGeo1.pri, whole genome shotgun sequence encodes:
- the MC3R gene encoding melanocortin receptor 3 → MHSSSLEGPAFHFIFFFLFLTCAASGAQPGVSPAAVLAMNTTRSAFSLQPLLLNASEDLNDSVPTNRSGDGFCEQVFIKAEVFLTLGIISLLENILVILAVLKNGNLHSPMYFFLCSLAVADMLVSMSNALETVMIAILSSGYLIIDDHFIQHMDNVFDSMICISLVASICNLLVIAIDRYITIFYALRYHSIMTVKKALTLIVLIWVACIICGIIFIAYSESKTVIVCLITMFFTMLLLMASLYVHMFLFARLHVKRIAALPVEGVPAQRTCMKGAVTITILLGVFIVCWAPFFLHLILIISCPMNPYCICYTAHFNTYLVLIMCNSVIDPLIYAFRSLEMRKTFKEIVCCCYGMSVGQCML, encoded by the coding sequence atgcacagcagcagcttggaaGGACCTGCtttccattttatatttttttttctctttttaaccTGTGCTGCCTCAGGTGCCCAGCCAGGGGTgagcccagctgctgtgctggccaTGAACACCACACGCTCTGCATTCTCcttgcagcccctgctgctgaaCGCCAGCGAGGACCTCAACGACTCCGTCCCCACCAACCGCAGCGGCGACGGGTTCTGCGAGCAGGTCTTCATCAAAGCCGAGGTCTTCCTGACCCTGGGCATCATCAGCCTGCTGGAGAACATCCTGGTCATCCTGGCAGTGCTGAAGAACGGCAACCTGCACTCCCCCATGtatttcttcctctgcagcctggccGTGGCAGATATGCTGGTGAGCATGTCCAACGCCCTGGAGACCGTGATGATCGCCATCCTCAGCAGCGGCTACCTGATCATCGACGACCACTTCATCCAGCACATGGACAATGTCTTTGACTCCATGATTTGTATTTCTCTGGTAGCCTCCATTTGCAACCTCTTGGTCATAGCCATCGACAGGTACATCACTATTTTCTATGCCCTCCGTTACCACAGCATCATGACGGTGAAGAAAGCCCTGACCCTCATTGTGCTCATTTGGGTGGCGTGCATCATCTGTGGCATCATTTTCATTGCCTACTCGGAGAGCAAAACTGTCATTGTGTGTCTCATCACCATGTTCTTCaccatgctgctgctgatggccTCGCTGTACGTGCACATGTTCCTGTTTGCCCGCCTGCACGTCAAGCGCATCGCGGCGCTGCCCGTCGAGGGCGTGCCCGCCCAGCGCACCTGCATGAAGGGCGCCGTCACCATCACCATCCTCCTGGGGGTCTTCATCGTCTGCTGGGCGCCCTTCTTCCTCCACCTCATCCTCATCATCTCCTGCCCCATGAACCCCTACTGCATCTGCTACACGGCGCACTTCAACACCTACCTGGTGCTGATCATGTGCAACTCCGTCATTGACCCGCTCATTTACGCCTTCAGGAGCCTGGAGATGAGGAAGACTTTCAAAGAAATCGTGTGTTGCTGCTATGGCATGAGTGTGGGACAGTGCATGCTGTAA